The Pirellulales bacterium genome includes a window with the following:
- a CDS encoding PLP-dependent aminotransferase family protein yields MLPRLNHAVLAHEATFMTSVDSFSRRAAAAASQPISALMQRALAHPELISLAAGFVDQVSLPVDETREAINAVLKDVRRAQAALQYGTPAGHLPLREAVLAHLFENDGAAIAGQHLSVDQVLMTAGSNELLHLLVDTLCNPGDIVICPEPTYFVFLGILHNIGVRAVGVASDERGVVPESLDEELARLDAAGELGRVKALYVVSYFDNPSVVTLAEERRGPVVDVIKRWSRQGTIRIIEDAAYRELRYAGDDVPSLRSYDPEGDTVILTETFSKSFSPGVRVGWGFLPRDLIEPVANQKGNIDFGSPNLSQHLMAAVMEEGLLRPHIEKLRDHYRAKMMATLAACDDYLGDLPGVSWNRPQGGIYVWLQLPEHVDTGPGGSLFDHAVEEGVLYVPGEYFYPDPQRNAGTNMIRLCYGVQSVERIRRGVEALARAIHTVLA; encoded by the coding sequence ATGCTACCGCGTTTAAATCATGCCGTCTTGGCCCACGAGGCAACTTTTATGACGTCGGTCGACTCCTTCAGCAGGCGCGCCGCGGCGGCTGCCAGCCAACCGATTAGTGCGCTGATGCAGCGGGCATTGGCGCATCCCGAGTTGATTTCGTTGGCGGCCGGATTTGTTGATCAGGTTTCGCTGCCGGTCGACGAGACTCGGGAAGCGATCAACGCTGTTTTGAAGGATGTTCGCCGCGCCCAGGCTGCGCTGCAATACGGGACGCCTGCTGGACATCTGCCATTGCGCGAAGCCGTGCTCGCCCATCTGTTTGAAAATGACGGCGCGGCGATTGCCGGACAGCATCTGTCCGTGGATCAGGTCTTGATGACGGCGGGCAGCAACGAACTGTTGCACTTGCTGGTCGACACGCTGTGCAATCCAGGCGATATCGTGATCTGTCCGGAGCCAACCTACTTCGTTTTTCTGGGCATCCTGCACAATATCGGCGTTCGTGCGGTAGGTGTCGCGTCGGATGAACGGGGTGTCGTACCGGAGTCGCTCGACGAGGAACTGGCCCGGCTTGACGCGGCCGGCGAGCTGGGCCGCGTGAAAGCCCTGTATGTCGTCTCGTATTTCGACAATCCCAGCGTGGTCACGTTGGCGGAGGAACGCCGCGGTCCGGTCGTGGACGTGATTAAGCGCTGGTCGCGACAAGGGACGATCCGCATTATCGAGGACGCGGCTTATCGCGAGCTGCGCTACGCCGGTGATGACGTGCCGAGCCTGCGGTCGTATGACCCCGAAGGGGATACCGTCATTTTGACAGAGACGTTTTCCAAATCATTCTCGCCAGGTGTACGGGTTGGTTGGGGCTTCTTGCCTCGCGATCTGATCGAACCGGTCGCGAATCAGAAGGGCAATATCGATTTTGGTTCACCCAACCTGAGCCAGCATTTGATGGCAGCCGTGATGGAAGAGGGCCTGTTGCGCCCGCACATCGAGAAGCTGCGCGATCACTACCGCGCCAAGATGATGGCGACGCTGGCTGCGTGCGACGATTACCTAGGCGACCTACCCGGCGTCAGTTGGAACCGTCCGCAGGGTGGCATCTATGTCTGGCTGCAATTGCCAGAGCATGTTGACACGGGGCCTGGTGGGTCGCTGTTCGATCATGCGGTGGAAGAGGGCGTGCTGTACGTGCCGGGCGAGTACTTCTATCCTGATCCGCAACGGAACGCCGGCACAA
- a CDS encoding ComF family protein, whose translation MPIVGSNRKSLLPSNIAQWAGWFPLPCLAWSPKLRRVVDQSRRAILELVLPPRCVWCSMESADFPPEILLCADCQKLLAGAETSRCPRCGSAVSSAGPQACADCQGRELRFDGVLPLGSYKGDLRECVLKLKRPGHESLAVATAGLLYARHAEQLGGAKVDAVLPVPMHWARRLVRRANNAELLAATLATRLRAPMLHRAMRRVRNTRKQGPMLRTERLQNVRGAFRLAEDVAVQGKKLLVVDDVLTTGATCDEIAKTLKRAGATTVTIAVLARADSAR comes from the coding sequence ATGCCGATAGTGGGCAGCAATCGAAAATCCTTGCTTCCATCGAACATTGCACAGTGGGCAGGGTGGTTTCCCTTGCCGTGCCTCGCATGGTCTCCCAAACTGCGCCGGGTCGTCGACCAATCTCGCCGTGCAATTCTCGAGCTAGTGCTGCCCCCGCGTTGCGTGTGGTGTTCCATGGAATCCGCCGATTTTCCTCCGGAGATTCTGCTGTGCGCGGATTGCCAGAAGCTTCTCGCCGGCGCCGAAACCAGCCGTTGCCCGCGCTGTGGGTCCGCCGTGTCATCCGCCGGACCACAAGCGTGTGCCGATTGCCAGGGCCGAGAATTGCGTTTCGACGGCGTTCTGCCACTGGGTTCCTACAAGGGGGACTTGCGCGAGTGTGTTTTGAAACTCAAACGGCCGGGGCACGAATCATTGGCCGTGGCCACGGCAGGTCTGTTATATGCACGCCATGCCGAACAACTAGGCGGGGCCAAGGTCGACGCCGTACTCCCGGTGCCAATGCACTGGGCGCGCCGGCTCGTACGTCGCGCCAACAATGCCGAGTTATTGGCCGCCACGCTGGCGACCCGACTGCGGGCGCCAATGTTGCACCGCGCAATGCGTCGCGTGCGCAACACCAGAAAACAGGGGCCGATGCTTCGCACCGAACGGCTGCAAAACGTGCGAGGTGCCTTTCGCCTGGCGGAGGATGTCGCTGTGCAGGGAAAAAAGCTGCTTGTCGTTGATGATGTGCTCACGACTGGCGCAACTTGCGACGAAATCGCCAAGACGTTGAAACGAGCCGGTGCGACGACCGTGACAATTGCCGTATTGGCCCGTGCCGACAGTGCCCGTTGA
- the hemC gene encoding hydroxymethylbilane synthase, whose amino-acid sequence MPSRTLRIGTRSSALARWQADWVATELRNRGHDVELVLISTRGDRNQTQAIGSIGGDGLFTKELQRSLLARDIDLAVHSLKDLPTELVVGLLLGAVPERGPTGDVLVSRTGDTFARLPPGARIGTGSLRRRAQLLHARPDLLMKDIRGNVDTRLRKLHAGDYDALVLAEAGLRRLALENEISEVLPQSVILPAVGQGALGIECREDDESTRMALAALDHPATHQSVTAERAMLMALAGGCLAPIAGWGRIVASGGLRLSGVVLSSDGRQRVLSDRETPGPQAHSQDIHLTGAEELGRQVASDLAAQGAIELIHAARTG is encoded by the coding sequence TTGCCATCACGCACTCTCAGAATCGGCACCCGTTCCAGTGCGCTTGCCCGTTGGCAGGCGGATTGGGTCGCGACGGAGCTGCGCAATCGCGGGCACGATGTTGAACTCGTACTCATCTCCACTCGAGGCGACCGCAACCAGACGCAGGCCATCGGCTCGATCGGCGGCGACGGACTATTCACCAAGGAATTACAGCGTAGCCTGTTGGCCCGCGACATCGATTTGGCGGTACACAGCCTGAAGGATCTACCGACCGAACTGGTCGTCGGGCTGCTTCTGGGGGCCGTTCCCGAGCGCGGCCCGACCGGTGACGTACTGGTATCGCGTACTGGCGACACGTTCGCCCGCTTGCCCCCTGGTGCGCGCATCGGCACTGGCAGTTTGCGCCGTCGCGCACAACTGCTTCATGCCCGTCCGGATTTGCTGATGAAGGACATCCGCGGCAATGTTGATACTCGATTGCGCAAGCTGCACGCTGGCGACTACGACGCCCTGGTGCTGGCCGAGGCCGGCCTGAGGCGGCTCGCCTTGGAAAACGAGATCTCCGAAGTTCTCCCTCAGTCGGTGATCCTGCCGGCGGTCGGCCAGGGGGCATTGGGGATCGAATGCCGCGAAGACGACGAGTCGACTCGAATGGCCCTCGCAGCGCTCGACCATCCAGCGACACATCAATCCGTCACCGCCGAACGGGCCATGCTCATGGCGCTCGCCGGCGGATGTCTGGCGCCCATCGCCGGCTGGGGACGCATCGTGGCGAGCGGAGGGCTACGTCTCAGCGGCGTCGTGCTGAGTTCCGACGGTCGCCAGCGGGTGTTGAGCGATCGCGAGACGCCCGGCCCACAAGCACACAGCCAGGATATTCATCTAACCGGTGCCGAAGAATTGGGCCGACAGGTGGCTAGTGACCTGGCCGCGCAAGGTGCGATTGAATTGATCCACGCGGCGCGGACCGGATAA
- a CDS encoding lysylphosphatidylglycerol synthase transmembrane domain-containing protein — protein MKKLLVNLLKFGVSIGIVAYLVYDAVSDDSFARVMDQPKHWGFFVVAWALCMGATCLTFVRWFYLVRALDLPFRMADAFRLGFLGYLFNFVSLGSVGGDLFKAVFIAREQKGKRAEAVATVVIDRVIGLYALFLVASVAALVTGMTSSPNHDVQILVQITLWCTLIGGILITALVMPGFTNGRFSTWLRGLPKVGLIIGRLLEAIRMYRTRPGVLALTLALSVLVHVMNTVGIYCIARGLPGAVPTLGEHFIIVSLGMLAGAVPLLPSGLGAFEGTMEILYRIVPGGAEVARDEGLLVAFGYRFVTITIAIVGAIFYFRSRRDVNAAWEEAEHMNDPVEPTAGKQSVAIGTPPTTNAHYPQSDGVATKS, from the coding sequence TTGAAGAAGCTGCTGGTTAACCTGCTGAAGTTCGGCGTCTCAATCGGCATCGTCGCCTACTTAGTTTACGACGCCGTTAGCGACGACTCGTTCGCGCGGGTCATGGACCAGCCCAAACATTGGGGCTTTTTCGTCGTCGCTTGGGCTCTCTGCATGGGAGCGACCTGTCTGACCTTCGTGCGCTGGTTTTATCTGGTTCGCGCCCTTGATCTGCCCTTTCGCATGGCCGATGCATTTCGGCTGGGCTTCCTCGGGTATCTGTTCAATTTTGTGTCATTGGGCAGTGTCGGCGGCGATCTGTTCAAAGCCGTATTTATCGCCCGTGAGCAAAAGGGGAAACGCGCCGAGGCCGTGGCTACCGTTGTCATCGATCGCGTGATCGGCTTGTATGCGCTGTTCCTAGTGGCCAGTGTGGCCGCGCTAGTCACAGGCATGACCTCGTCCCCCAATCACGACGTCCAGATACTCGTGCAGATCACGCTGTGGTGTACCCTGATCGGCGGCATCCTGATCACGGCGCTGGTCATGCCTGGCTTCACGAACGGCCGCTTCTCGACCTGGCTGCGCGGGTTGCCAAAGGTGGGCCTCATCATCGGCCGGTTGCTGGAAGCGATACGCATGTATCGCACCCGCCCCGGCGTCTTGGCGCTAACCCTGGCGCTCAGCGTGCTGGTACACGTAATGAACACCGTGGGCATCTATTGCATCGCGCGAGGACTACCCGGGGCCGTTCCGACGCTCGGCGAACATTTCATCATCGTGTCTCTTGGCATGCTAGCGGGCGCAGTGCCGCTGCTGCCGAGCGGTCTAGGGGCCTTCGAAGGAACCATGGAGATCCTCTATCGCATCGTACCGGGTGGTGCCGAGGTGGCGCGTGACGAGGGGCTGCTGGTGGCCTTTGGTTACCGATTTGTAACCATTACGATCGCCATCGTGGGGGCGATTTTCTATTTCCGCAGCCGCCGCGACGTCAACGCGGCCTGGGAAGAGGCCGAACATATGAACGATCCTGTAGAACCAACCGCCGGCAAACAATCGGTTGCGATTGGTACTCCGCCAACAACAAACGCTCACTATCCGCAATCCGATGGCGTGGCAACCAAAAGCTAG
- a CDS encoding right-handed parallel beta-helix repeat-containing protein, with the protein MQRFCSFVLLCALSSTTPARALDLFVDNVHGDDDRDATTPVTAGAIGGPVRSLARALDLANAGDRIVMANTGEPYRESVTLSGGRHSGLGSKPFMIEGHGAILEGSRLVPAKAWEHFRGELFRFRPSRGSFAQLFLDGPPASRRPLDSAAGILPRLEPREWCLADGMVYFRVDQGELPADYAISFAALTVGVTLYEVHDVVINELTVQGFQLDGINAHDCAKNCTLTGTISRGNGRAGIAVGGASSVRIQSCLVYDNGLAQVLTSGLSTTAIDETELETKTAPALVRRGGNLFLDGRRVAE; encoded by the coding sequence ATGCAACGATTCTGCAGTTTTGTCCTGCTGTGCGCACTTTCTAGCACCACGCCGGCGCGGGCCCTGGATCTGTTCGTCGACAACGTGCATGGCGACGACGATCGCGACGCCACCACGCCTGTCACTGCCGGCGCGATCGGGGGTCCGGTGCGTTCACTGGCCCGCGCGTTGGATCTGGCCAACGCCGGTGACCGGATTGTGATGGCCAACACGGGCGAGCCGTATCGCGAGAGTGTTACGCTGAGTGGCGGGCGGCACAGCGGGCTCGGCTCGAAGCCGTTTATGATCGAGGGCCATGGTGCGATACTGGAAGGCTCACGTCTGGTGCCAGCCAAGGCGTGGGAGCATTTCCGAGGCGAGTTGTTTCGCTTCCGGCCGTCGCGTGGTTCTTTCGCGCAGTTGTTTCTCGACGGCCCGCCAGCTTCGCGGCGACCCCTGGATTCTGCCGCTGGAATCCTGCCCCGGCTCGAGCCGCGCGAGTGGTGCCTGGCCGATGGCATGGTCTACTTTCGCGTCGACCAGGGGGAGCTACCAGCCGATTACGCGATCTCGTTCGCGGCGCTGACCGTCGGCGTTACGCTGTACGAGGTGCACGACGTGGTAATTAACGAGCTCACCGTGCAGGGCTTTCAACTTGACGGCATCAATGCCCACGATTGCGCCAAGAATTGCACGCTGACCGGCACGATCTCCCGAGGAAATGGTCGCGCAGGAATTGCGGTAGGTGGCGCATCGAGCGTACGAATTCAGTCGTGCCTGGTATACGACAACGGCCTGGCGCAGGTGCTCACGAGTGGATTGTCGACCACCGCGATCGACGAAACCGAACTAGAAACGAAAACCGCGCCGGCCCTGGTTCGCCGCGGCGGAAACCTGTTTCTGGATGGGCGCCGCGTGGCCGAATAG
- a CDS encoding macro domain-containing protein produces MKRVKIGNCLLELRQGDITDEVVDMIVNAANSQLSPGGGVDGAIHRRGGPAIVAETLQKFPQGCATGSAVISAAGNLAARFVAHAVGPVWDGGNAGEPELLSGAFRRSLELAIEHDCRSVALPALSAGVYAYPLADAARVALTTVLEFLRQYDQPQLVRFVLFGPTAFKTFANVLAELAGPCETISD; encoded by the coding sequence ATGAAGCGCGTCAAAATCGGCAATTGTCTCTTAGAGCTGCGCCAAGGTGACATTACCGACGAAGTCGTCGACATGATTGTGAACGCGGCCAATAGCCAATTATCCCCTGGCGGCGGAGTGGACGGTGCCATTCATCGTCGCGGCGGCCCTGCCATCGTCGCAGAAACACTGCAAAAATTTCCGCAAGGTTGCGCGACGGGATCGGCTGTTATCTCGGCGGCGGGCAACTTGGCCGCCCGCTTTGTGGCGCATGCCGTAGGGCCGGTGTGGGATGGCGGCAACGCGGGCGAGCCAGAACTCCTCAGCGGGGCTTTTCGCCGATCGTTGGAATTGGCGATCGAGCACGACTGCCGTTCAGTGGCCTTGCCGGCACTTAGCGCCGGAGTCTATGCCTATCCGCTTGCCGACGCGGCCCGCGTGGCATTGACGACCGTGCTTGAGTTTCTTCGCCAGTACGACCAGCCCCAGCTGGTTCGGTTCGTGCTCTTCGGCCCAACGGCTTTCAAGACGTTCGCTAACGTGCTGGCGGAACTTGCCGGCCCCTGTGAAACCATCAGCGATTGA
- a CDS encoding VOC family protein, with the protein MIAGIHHAQISWPKGQEESARRFYCEVLGLVEVAKPASLADRGGLWLAVGDLQLHIGTEEGVDRHSSKAHVAYSVTDLPAWRQRLAALGIETSEGLPIPGYRRCEFRDPCGNRVEFIEPT; encoded by the coding sequence ATGATCGCCGGCATACATCACGCCCAGATCTCCTGGCCAAAGGGCCAGGAAGAATCCGCGCGGCGTTTCTATTGCGAAGTGTTGGGCCTGGTCGAAGTGGCAAAGCCCGCGTCGTTGGCCGATCGTGGGGGCCTGTGGCTGGCCGTTGGAGATTTGCAACTCCACATTGGCACCGAAGAGGGGGTTGATCGCCACTCCTCGAAGGCCCACGTTGCGTACTCGGTCACGGATTTGCCGGCCTGGCGGCAGCGGTTGGCCGCTCTGGGGATCGAAACTTCAGAGGGCCTGCCGATTCCCGGCTATCGCCGTTGCGAGTTCCGCGACCCCTGCGGAAACCGGGTCGAGTTCATAGAGCCCACGTAA